The following proteins are encoded in a genomic region of Micropterus dolomieu isolate WLL.071019.BEF.003 ecotype Adirondacks linkage group LG04, ASM2129224v1, whole genome shotgun sequence:
- the LOC123969159 gene encoding claudin domain-containing protein 1-like, with product MVDNRYATALVIGSVLSLLATVYLSVAVGTQHWYQYSCTPGKGSNASELKEEFINGEFDEKTYSDTMFRLNGTLGLWWRCIQVPGQSHWFKEPDPKMETQCVSFTLPQQFIPKYRSPGNHNSEEDLLRTYLWRCQFLLPLVSLALVFLSGLVGVCACLCRSFTPTLVVGVLHVLAGLCSLGTVCCFLAGLDLLHKYSPPPDGVEGSLGWSLYLALISFPLQMMAAALFLWAARSHHKNYTRMTAYRVA from the exons ATGGTAGACAATCGATATGCCACAGCTCTGGTCATCGGCTCGGTGCTGAGCCTGCTGGCCACAGTGTACCTCTCTGTGGCTGTGGGAACTCAGCACTGGTACCAGTACAGCTGTACACCAGGGAAGGGGAGCAATGCCTCCGAGCTCAAAGAGGAGTTCATCAATggagagtttgatgagaagacTTACAGCGACACCATGTTCCGCCTGAACGGCACCCTGGGACTGTGGTGGAGGTGCATCCAGGTGCCAGGCCAGTCGCACTGGTTCAAAGAGCCAG ATCCAAAGATGGAGACGCAGTGTGTGAGCTTCACTCTTCCTCAGCAGTTTATTCCAAAATACAGGTCACCTGGAAACCACAACAGTGAAGAAGATCTGTTGAGAACAT ACTTGTGGAGGTGCCAGTTTCTCTTGCCGTTGGTGTCTCTGGCTTTAGTCTTCCTCAGCGGCCTTGTTGGGGTCTGCGCCTGCCTGTGCCGCAGCTTCACCCCCACTTTGGTTGTGGGAGTGCTCCATGTACTTGCAG GTCTGTGTTCTCTGGGCACCGTCTGCTGTTTCCTGGCTGGGTTGGATTTGCTCCACAAGTATTCCCCACCGCCAGATGGGGTGGAGGGCTCGCTGGGCTGGTCCCTCTACCTTGCCCTCATCTCCTTCCCTCTGCAGATGATGGCAGCTGCTTTGTTCCTGTGGGCGGCCAGGAGTCACCACAAAAACTACACCCGCATGACAGCTTACAGAGTAGCCTAA
- the LOC123969160 gene encoding claudin domain-containing protein 1-like, producing the protein MVDNRYATALVIGSVLSLLATVYLSVAVGTQHWYQYSCTPGKGSNASELKEEFINGEFDEKTYSDTMFRLNGTLGLWWRCIQVPGQSHWFKEPDPKMETQCVSFTLPQQFIPKYRSPGNHNSEEDLLRTYLWRCQFLLPLVSLALVFLSGLVGVCACLCRSFTPTLVVGVLHVLAGERNACIFRIFQPQNTEKWYGNDLTQLKK; encoded by the exons ATGGTAGACAATCGATATGCCACAGCTCTGGTCATCGGCTCGGTGCTGAGCCTGCTGGCCACAGTGTACCTCTCTGTGGCTGTGGGAACTCAGCACTGGTACCAGTACAGCTGTACACCAGGGAAGGGGAGCAATGCCTCCGAGCTCAAAGAGGAGTTCATCAATggagagtttgatgagaagacTTACAGCGACACCATGTTCCGCCTGAACGGCACCCTGGGACTGTGGTGGAGGTGCATCCAGGTGCCAGGCCAGTCGCACTGGTTCAAAGAGCCAG ATCCAAAGATGGAGACGCAGTGTGTGAGCTTCACTCTTCCTCAGCAGTTTATTCCAAAATACAGGTCACCTGGAAACCACAACAGTGAAGAAGATCTGTTGAGAACAT ACTTGTGGAGGTGCCAGTTTCTCTTGCCGTTGGTGTCTCTGGCTTTAGTCTTCCTCAGCGGCCTTGTTGGGGTCTGCGCCTGCCTGTGCCGCAGCTTCACCCCCACTTTGGTTGTGGGAGTGCTCCATGTACTTGCAGGTGAGAGAAATGCATGCATATTTCGCATTTTCCAGCCACAGAACACAGAAAAATGGTATGGAAATGATCTTAcccaattaaaaaaataa